A genomic stretch from Oncorhynchus tshawytscha isolate Ot180627B linkage group LG07, Otsh_v2.0, whole genome shotgun sequence includes:
- the LOC112253818 gene encoding alsin-like isoform X5, translating into MHQHCHGQISVMESQRKSSGEDSSGERGLLHTWKGYSCSVTPERVLLSRPVLQAALGTRHGVLLVEGGQVYSFGEFPWKQSQVSEVGPLKPVLESSLSGQRVVAVAAGSFHSGAVTEDGGVHMWGENSFGQCGLSSLTVVSNPTPVAVLDPDTSPPHTIRVLELACGEQHSLALSAQHEVWAWGSGCQLGLVTTIFPVWKPQKVEHLAGRHVLQVACGAFHSLALVRCLPPQEARRPLPDKCGQCNQLLYTMTDKEDHVIISDSHYCPLGVELLDDGEARMEPGRSPPLRLQSSPSEPLSSHTSASAPNLHPSITDHTDYERRRTVAQNGEVLTTTDSDISAAGTDSDRTVGGMGGAGSQNSPYPDDQAVKEYLKKLSDTSLAEETAKMTKAGASFQPPADSLDLLTSDLLPGVMPVTTSSALNSLVSSCASAVAERVVSTCEALSLKKRINCYYPGVGGVAGAPGGVPGGFPGGPAEERVRLEESMQGKKSCSTGDIREEEAEGLSRRLSLPGLLSQVSPRLLRRASRPRVRAVPLTPVGGLPEAGELLPSLQTEVWSWGRGEEGQLGHGDNLPRLQPLCIKCLSSKEVVLVAAGAHHSLALTAQSQVFSWGSNSSGQLGHMACPTTIPRLAKLSEGIRVWDVGAGAQHTLLLADGDCYQPILYYSGQQVREAAQDAPQDQTEGYSYTQQPVLLPFCMNLGYVSGVFAGGQSCVALADRNVTGFIASLHELAAAERKFYCKLSSVKNHILRPLLDLESLGTALGPASTVLLQSLARCYSRLCHLTGQHSTSLTANLRRRREVKSLVMLEHASIFLDTYNEYCCSVGNFLVMGGFQALAKPSLDFFGKCPELLQRLAESSEENIPLSDLLVALFYLPMRHLHEYGRLLLKLGTCFEVSSVDYQKLQDGCSKFEALALHLKRRRKEAEYTYHFWKSFPGKMTVSGLDSLRKPPRRLICESSNKALTLQNSGRFSVNWFILFNDALVHAQGVVPYKSLFSTHHVFPLATLWVEPIPEENTDLYGLKVISPEETFTLLACSSMEKAKWLRSINQAVDKAMSGAGQSGSGAGQRAEPPISRTASYTFYKDSRLKEATYEGRWLAGKPNGRGMVKWLDGRIYTGMFKNGLEDGFGDYVMPSKTLNLNDHYQGHWKEGKMHGIGTYKYATGELYEGSFQDNMRHGHGMLRSGTLNSSSPSVFIGQWVHDKKTGYGVFDDITRGEKYMGMWQDDQRQGTGVIVTQFGLYYEGAFNNNKMQGTGVLLSEDNTTYEGEFSEDWTLNGKGVLTMANGDYFEGTFTGEWGSGLKVTGSFFKPNLYDSDGDKGRAVKLGRLAVRPEEKWRAVFEECWMRLGCEAPGQGENQRAWENIAVALTTSRRELRDCPEMNLSPSHNLTLESLEFNPQQHVGPVTMEKYDRIRHYLIKACDTPLHPLGRLMETLVAVYRMTYVGVGANRRLLLQAVNEIMSYLARIFQLVRFLFPDLPEEGGVIPEPSSDPQDKKDSKCADTQLESPKPGRVVSSSSLLLPVLLPRLYPPLFTLYALEKEREDDVYWECVLRLNKQPDMALLAFLGVQHKFWPVSVPVLGERTEVVSSTKDACFASATETLQQIRQFVFSTTFTPSDKLQVIQLTFEEITKEVVSSLEDSFLWSMDDLFPVFLYVVLRARIRNLGSEVSLIEDLMDPCVQHGEHGIMFTTLKACYYQIQHEKTT; encoded by the exons ATGCATCAGCATTGCCATGGACAAATCTCAGTGATGGAGTCCCAGAGGAAAAG CTCTGGTGAGGACAGTTCAGGGGAGCGAGGTTTGCTCCACACCTGGAAGGGCTACTCCTGTAGTGTCACCCCAGAGAGAGTGCTCCTGTCCAGGCCTGTGCTGCAGGCTGCCCTGGGAACACGCCATGGGGTTCTACTGGTGGAGG GCGGGCAGGTGTACAGCTTTGGTGAGTTCCCATGGAAACAGAGCCAGGTCTCAGAGGTGGGCCCCCTGAAGCCCGTCTTAGAGAGCTCTCTCAGCGGCCAGCGCGTTGTCGCCGTGGCAGCGGGCAGCTTCCACAGCGGGGCGGTTACCGAGGACGGCGGGGTCCACATGTGGGGGGAGAACTCCTTCGGCCAGTGTGGCCTGTCCAGCCTCACTGTAGTCTCCAACCCTACTCCAGTGGCTGTCCTGGACCCCGACACCAGCCCCCCTCATACCATCCGGGTCCTGGAGCTGGCCTGCGGGGAGCagcactcccttgctctctctgccCAGCACGAGGTGTGGGCCTGGGGCAGCGGCTGCCAGCTGGGCCTGGTCACCACCATCTTCCCTGTATGGAAGCCCCAGAAGGTGGAGCACCTGGCGGGCAGACACGTCCTTCAGGTGGCCTGTGGGGCCTTCCACAGCCTTGCCTTGGTGCGTTGCCTACCACCTCAGGAGGCCCGGCGGCCCCTGCCAGACAAGTGTGGCCAGTGCAACCAGCTGCTCTACACCATGACGGACAAGGAGGACCACGTCATTATCTCAGATAGTCATTACTGCCCCCTAGGGGTGGAGTTGCTGGATGACGGAGAGGCCAGGATGGAGCCTGGAAGGTCCCCTCCGCTCAGGCTCCAGAGCTCCCCTTCagagcccctctcctctcatacctCGGCCTCAGCGCCtaatctccatccctccataacAGACCATACAGActatgagaggaggaggacagtggcACAGAATGGGGAAGTCTTAACCACTACAGACTCTGACATCTCTGCTGCTGGGACAGACTCAGATCGAACTGTTGGAGGTATGGGGGGTGCAGGGTCTCAGAACTCCCCCTACCCTGATGATCAGGCAGTGAAAGAATATCTCAAGAAACTGTCTGACACCTCATTGGCTGAGGAGACTGCCAAGATGACCAAAGCAGGAGCAAGTTTTCAG CCCCCAGCAGATAGCCTTGAcctcctgacctctgacctcctccctgggGTCATGCCAGTGACCACCAGCTCTGCCCTCAACAGCCTGGTCTCATCCTGTGCCTCCGCCGTGGCTGAGAGAGTGGTCTCCACCTGCGAGGCTCTGTCCCTGAAGAAGAGGATTAACTGCTACTATCCTGGGGTTGGGGGTGTAGCAGGAGCACCCGGTGGGGTGCCAGGAGGGTTTCCAGGGGGCCCCGCGGAGGAGCGGGTGCGTCTGGAGGAGTCCATGCAGGGGAAGAAGAGCTGCAGCACGGGGGATATCCGTGAGGAGGAGGCCGAGGGCCTGAGTCGACGTCTCTCTCTGCCTGGACTCCTCTCTCAGG TGTCCCCCAGGTTGCTGCGGAGGGCCAGCCGGCCCAGGGTGCGAGCGGTGCCCCTCACCCCTGTGGGAGGGCTCCCAGAGGCGGGGGAGCTGCTCCCCTCCCTGCAGACCGAGGTGTGGAGCTGGGGGCGTGGTGAGGAGGGCCAGCTAGGCCACGGGGACAACCTCCCCAG GCTGCAGCCACTGTGCATCAAGTGCCTGAGCAGTAAGGAGGTGGTGCTTGTGGCTGCTGGGGCACATCACTCCCTGGCCCTGACGGCACAGTCCCAG gTCTTCTCCTGGGGTAGTAACAGCTCTGGCCAGCTAGGACACATGGCGTGTCCTACTACTATCCCTCGCCTTGCCAAG CTGTCTGAGGGGATCCGTGTATGGGATGTGGGTGCGGGGGCGCAGCACACCCTCCTCCTGGCCGATGGGGACTGTTACCAGCCCATCCTTTACTATAGCGGACAGCAGGTCAGAGAGGCGGCTCAGGACGCaccccaggaccagacagaggggTACAGCTACACCCAGCAACCAGTGCTGCTCCCCTTCTGCATGAAC TTGGGCTACGTGAGCGGTGTGTTTGCGGGGGGCCAGAGCTGCGTGGCGCTAGCCGACCGCAACGTCACGGGTTTCATCGCCAGCCTCCACGAGCTGGCTGCTGCTGAGAGGAAGTTCTACTGCAAGCTGAGCTCTGTGAAGAACCACATCCTGCGCCCCCTGTTGGACCTGG AGTCGTTGGGTACAGCCCTAGGCCCGGCGTCCACAGTGCTGCTACAGAGCCTGGCGAGGTGTTATAGCCGCCTGTGCCACCTCACTGGGCAGCACTCCACCTCGCTCACCGCCAACCTGCGCCGCCGTCGGGAGGTGAAAAGCTTGGTTATGCTGGAGCACGCCAGCATCTTCCTGGACACGTACAATGA GTACTGCTGCTCTGTGGGTAACTTCCTGGTGATGGGGGGCTTCCAAGCTCTGGCCAAGCCCTCGCT AGATTTCTTTGGGAAGTGTCCAGAGCTGTTGCAGCGGCTGGCAGAGTCCAGCGAGGAGAACATTCCTCTGAGTGACCTGTTGGTGGCGCTCTTCTACCTGCCCATGAGACACCTTCACGAGTATGGCAGGCTGCTGCTCAAACTGGGAACCTGCTTCGAGGTG AGCTCAGTGGACTACCAGAAGCTGCAGGACGGCTGCTCTAAGTTTGAGGCCCTggctcttcatctgaagaggaggaggaaggaggcagAGTACACGTACCACTTCTGGAAGAGCTTCCCTGGCAAGATGACGGTCAGTGGCCTG GATTCCCTGCGTAAGCCCCCCCGGAGGCTGATCTGTGAGAGCAGTAACAAGGCCCTGACGCTACAGAACTCTGGAAGGTTCTCTGTCAACTGGTTCATCCTCTTCAATGATGCACTCGTCCACGCTCAG GGCGTGGTTCCCTATAAAAGCCTT ttctccACCCACCATGTCTTCCCATTGGCCACACTGTGGGTCGAGCCCATCCCTGAGGAGAACACTGACCT GTATGGACTGAAGGTGATCTCACCTGAGGAGACCTTCACCCTGCTGGCCTGTTCTTCCATGGAGAAG GCCAAGTGGCTTCGCTCCATCAACCAGGCGGTGGACAAGGCCATGAGTGGGGCGGGCCAGTCAGGCTCAGGGGCAGGGCAGAGGGCGGAGCCTCCCATCTCCCGGACCGCCTCCTACACCTTCTACAAGGACAGCCGTCTGAAGGAGGCCACCTACGAGGGCCGCTGGCTGGCCGGCAAGCCCAATGGGAG GGGAATGGTGAAGTGGCTTGATGGGAGAATTTACACGGGGATGTTCAAGAACGGACTGGAGGATGG TTTTGGAGATTACGTTATGCCCAGCAAGACATTGAACCTGAACGACCACTATCAAGGCCACTGGAAAGAAGGGAAGATGCACGGCATCGGAACATACAA GTATGCTACAGGTGAGTTGTACGAGGGCTCGTTCCAGGACAACATGCGTCACGGTCACGGGATGCTGCGCAGCGGCACGCTGAACTCCTCCTCCCCCAGCGTCTTCATCGGCCAATGGGTGCACGACAAGAAGACGGGCTACGGCGTCTTTGATGACATCACCAG AGGAGAGAAGTACATGGGCATGTGGCAGGATGACCAGCGGCAGGGCACGGGCGTCATAGTAACCCAGTTTGGCCTGTACTACGAGGGAgccttcaacaacaacaagatgcAG GGCACAGGGGTCTTGCTGTCTGAGGACAACACCACATATGAAGGAGAGTTCTCGGAGGACTGGACTCTCAACGGAAAG GGTGTGCTGACCATGGCTAATGGGGACTACTTTGAGGGCACCTTCACCGGGGAGTGGGGCTCCGGCCTGAAGGTTACCGGATCCTTCTTCAAACCCAACCTCTACGACTCAGACGGGGACAAGGGCCGCGCTGT TAAGCTGGGGCGCCTGGCGGTGCGTCCGGAGGAGAAGTGGAGGgcagtgtttgaggagtgttggATGAGGCTGGGCTGTGAGGCCCCTGGCCAGGGAGAGAACCAGAGAGCCTGGGAGAACATCGCTGTAGCCCTGACCACCAGCAGGAGAGAGCTCAGAGActg CCCGGAGATGAACCTGAGTCCGAGTCATAACCTAACTCTGGAGAGTCTGGAGTTCAATCCTCAGCAGCATGTTGGCCCTGTTACCATGGAGAAGTATGACCGTATCCGCCATTACCTCATCAAG GCATGTGACACGCCCCTGCACCCCCTGGGCAGGTTGATGGAGACCCTAGTGGCTGTCTACAGGATGACCTACGTGGGGGTGGGGGCCAACCGCCGCCTCCTACTGCAGGCTGTCAACGAGATCATGTCCTACCTGGCACGCATCTTCCAGCtcgtcag GTTCCTGTTCCCAGATCTGCCTGAGGAGGGTGGAGTGATCCCTGAACCATCCTCTGACCCCCAGGACAAGAAGGATTCCAAATGCGCAGACACCCAGCTAGAATCCCCCAAACCTGG GCGTGTAGTGAGtagctcctctctgctcctgccGGTGTTACTGCCtcgtctctacccccctctcttcaccctgtacgccctggagaaggagagggaggacgaCGTGTACTGGGAGTGTGTCCTCCGCCTCAACAAACAGCCAGACATGGCCCTGCTCGCCTTCCTCGGAGTGCAACA TAAGTTTTGGCCGGTTTCGGTTCCAGTgctgggggagaggacagag GTTGTGTCCAGCACAAAAGACGCCTGTTTTGCCTCGGCAACGGAGACCTTACAGCAAATCAG ACAGTTTGTTTTCAGCACAACGTTCACCCCATCCGACAAGCTGCAGGTGATCCAGCTGACATTCGAGGAGATCACAAAGGAAGTGGTGTCATCACTGGAGGATAGCTTCCTGTGGTCCATGGACGACCTGTTTCCTGTGTTCCTCTACGTGGTGCTGCGCGCCCG GATCAGGAATCTGGGGTCAGAGGTGAGTCTGATAGAGGACTTGATGGACCCCTGTGTACAGCATGGAGAACACGGCATCATGTTCACCACTCTCAAG gcgTGTTACTATCAGATCCAGCATGAGAAGACCACATGA